In Capsicum annuum cultivar UCD-10X-F1 chromosome 7, UCD10Xv1.1, whole genome shotgun sequence, one genomic interval encodes:
- the LOC107855024 gene encoding glutamate formimidoyltransferase — protein sequence MDSNSDCNDKKKSVMQSMLLCCKLHISESRNREALELIERAAKLDPETAIINIFSDCYYNRVNYTLVSYVIHDSTGCPIYSPLHQTVVAIVGAAYDAINLEQHSGAHPRLGVVDDIFIYPLARASLDEAAWLAKKVAADIGNRFQVPVYLYAAAHPMGKALDTIRRELGYYRSNSRGIQWAGWAQPEQVPVKPDEGPDVVSQSRGIVMIGAHQWIAMYNIPIMSTDLSVARRIAQRVSARGGGLPTVQTLGLFHGGDTTEIACILLEPNQIGADRVQNHVETLASQENLDVQKGYFTDLSPEMIIERYRKLISNSTN from the exons ATGGATTCCAACTCAGATTGCAAT GACAAGAAGAAAAGTGTAATGCAATCAATGCTGCTCTGCTGCAAGCTGCACATATCCGAATCACGCAACAGAGAAGCTCTAGAACTCATTGAGCGCGCTGCCAAACTTGATCCTGAAACAGCCATTATTAACATATTTTCAGACTGTTATTACAACCGTGTGAACTACACTCTTGTATCATATGTTATTCATGACAGCACTGGGTGTCCCATTTACAGCCCCTTGCATCAAACTGTCGTGGCGATTGTTGGTGCTGCCTATGATGCCATAAATCTCGAGCAGCACTCTGGTGCTCATCCCCGCCTTGGTGTCGTGGATGACATTTTCATTTATCCACTGGCGCGAGCTTCCCTGGATGAAGCTGCTTGGCTTGCTAAAAAGGTTGCAGCTGATATTGGAAACCGGTTTCAAG TACCTGTTTATTTATATGCTGCGGCTCACCCTATGGGGAAAGCACTAGACACCATAAGGAGGGAGCTAGGCTATTACCGGTCCAACTCCAGGGGCATCCAGTGGGCAGGGTGGGCTCAACCAGAGCAGGTCCCAGTTAAACCCGATGAAGGTCCAGACGTGGTGTCTCAATCTAGAGGTATTGTGATGATTGGAGCTCATCAATGGATTGCCATGTACAACATCCCAATCATGTCCACGGATCTCTCAGTTGCTAGACGAATTGCTCAGAGGGTGAGTGCTCGAGGTGGTGGCCTACCCACCGTGCAAACTCTAGGCCTGTTTCACGGTGGGGACACAACCGAGATAGCTTGCATTCTGCTGGAACCAAACCAAATTGGAGCTGATCGCGTCCAGAACCATGTTGAGACACTGGCATCTCAAGAAAACTTGGATGTCCAGAAAGGGTATTTTACTGATTTGTCACCTGAAATGATTATTGAAAGATATAGGAAATTAATTTCCAATTCAACAAACTGA